From the genome of Flavobacterium luteolum, one region includes:
- a CDS encoding aconitate hydratase, with amino-acid sequence MAFDIEMIKKVYENMPNRVDKAREIVGRPLTLTEKILYNHLWDGNPTKAFGRGVDYVDFAPDRVACQDATAQMALLQFMHAGKSKVAVPTTVHCDHLIQAKVDAATDLARAKTQSNEVFDFLSSVSNKYGIGFWKPGAGIIHQVVLENYAFPGGMMIGTDSHTVNAGGLGMVAIGVGGADAVDVMSGMAWELKFPKLIGVKLTGKLSGWTAPKDVILKVAGILTVKGGTGAIVEYFGEGATSMSCTGKGTICNMGAEIGATTSTFGYDASMGRYLRSTNRADVADAADKIAPYLTGDPEVYANPEKYFDQVIEIDLSKLEPHLNGPFTPDLATPISKMKEEAIKNNWPLQIQVGLIGSCTNSSYEDISRAASLARQVADKNLKTKAEFTITPGSEVVRSTIERDGFIDTFHKIGATVFANACGPCIGMWDREGAEKEERNTIVHSFNRNFSKRADGNPNTLAFVGSPELVTAMAIAGDLGFNPLTDTLINEDGEEVMLDAPTGDELPSKGFYAEDPGFQAPAADGSNVQVVVNPTSERLQLLAPFDAWDGKNITGAKLLIKAFGKCTTDHISMAGPWLRFRGHLDNISNNMLIGAVNAYNQKTNSVKNQLTGQYDAVPAVARAYKAAGVPSIVVGDHNYGEGSSREHAAMEPRFLGVKAVLVKSFARIHETNLKKQGLLGLTFANEADYDKIQEDDTINFLDLTEFAPGKPLTLEFVHADGTKDIILANHTYNEGQIGWFVAGSALNLIAAGKA; translated from the coding sequence ATGGCTTTTGATATCGAAATGATTAAAAAAGTGTACGAAAACATGCCAAATCGTGTTGATAAAGCACGAGAGATTGTTGGACGTCCACTTACTTTGACAGAGAAAATTTTATACAACCACCTTTGGGATGGAAATCCGACAAAGGCGTTTGGCAGAGGAGTTGATTATGTTGATTTCGCACCAGATCGTGTTGCGTGTCAAGATGCAACGGCACAAATGGCATTATTGCAGTTTATGCATGCAGGAAAATCTAAAGTGGCAGTACCAACAACGGTTCACTGTGATCACTTGATTCAGGCAAAAGTAGATGCTGCAACCGATTTGGCTAGAGCAAAAACACAAAGTAATGAGGTTTTTGATTTCTTATCTTCTGTTTCTAATAAATACGGAATAGGTTTTTGGAAGCCAGGAGCTGGAATTATTCACCAAGTGGTACTTGAAAATTATGCTTTCCCTGGCGGAATGATGATTGGTACCGATTCTCATACTGTAAATGCAGGTGGTTTAGGAATGGTGGCTATTGGTGTTGGCGGAGCAGATGCTGTAGATGTTATGTCTGGAATGGCTTGGGAACTTAAATTTCCTAAACTTATCGGAGTTAAATTAACAGGGAAATTATCAGGATGGACCGCGCCAAAAGACGTTATTCTTAAGGTGGCTGGTATTTTGACTGTAAAAGGAGGAACTGGTGCTATTGTCGAGTATTTTGGAGAAGGTGCAACTTCTATGTCTTGTACAGGTAAAGGGACTATTTGTAATATGGGAGCCGAAATTGGAGCTACAACTTCTACTTTTGGATATGATGCTTCTATGGGGCGTTACCTGCGTTCTACAAATAGAGCCGATGTTGCCGATGCAGCAGATAAAATTGCTCCATATTTAACAGGAGATCCAGAAGTTTACGCAAACCCTGAAAAATATTTCGATCAGGTTATCGAAATTGATTTGTCTAAATTAGAGCCACACTTAAATGGACCTTTTACGCCAGATTTGGCTACTCCAATTTCTAAAATGAAAGAAGAAGCAATCAAAAATAACTGGCCATTACAAATTCAAGTTGGTTTAATAGGGTCTTGTACCAACTCTTCTTACGAAGATATTTCGCGTGCAGCTTCTTTGGCAAGACAGGTTGCAGATAAAAACTTAAAGACAAAAGCCGAGTTTACTATTACTCCAGGTTCTGAAGTAGTTCGTTCGACTATTGAAAGAGACGGATTTATTGATACGTTCCATAAAATTGGGGCAACTGTTTTTGCTAATGCCTGCGGACCATGTATTGGTATGTGGGATAGAGAAGGGGCAGAAAAAGAAGAAAGAAATACAATTGTTCACTCTTTCAATCGTAACTTCTCAAAGCGTGCAGATGGTAATCCAAATACGTTAGCTTTTGTAGGTTCTCCAGAGTTGGTAACAGCGATGGCGATTGCTGGTGATTTGGGCTTTAATCCATTGACAGATACATTAATCAACGAAGATGGCGAAGAAGTTATGCTTGATGCTCCAACAGGAGACGAGCTTCCTTCTAAGGGGTTCTACGCCGAAGATCCAGGATTTCAGGCTCCAGCAGCAGATGGTTCAAATGTGCAAGTTGTGGTCAATCCAACATCTGAGCGATTGCAACTATTAGCTCCGTTTGATGCTTGGGATGGTAAAAATATTACTGGTGCTAAATTGTTGATCAAAGCATTCGGTAAATGTACAACAGATCATATTTCTATGGCTGGACCATGGTTGCGCTTCCGCGGACATTTAGATAATATTTCTAATAATATGCTAATTGGTGCGGTAAATGCTTATAATCAAAAAACAAACTCAGTTAAAAATCAATTGACAGGTCAATATGATGCTGTTCCTGCGGTTGCTCGTGCGTATAAAGCTGCTGGAGTTCCGTCTATCGTAGTTGGAGATCATAACTACGGAGAAGGTTCTTCTCGTGAGCATGCTGCGATGGAACCTCGTTTCTTAGGTGTCAAAGCAGTATTGGTAAAATCTTTCGCTCGTATCCACGAAACAAACCTTAAAAAGCAAGGTCTTTTAGGTTTGACATTTGCAAATGAAGCTGATTATGATAAAATCCAAGAGGATGATACTATTAACTTCTTAGATTTAACAGAATTTGCTCCAGGAAAACCATTGACATTAGAATTTGTTCATGCAGATGGTACCAAAGATATTATTTTGGCTAACCATACGTATAATGAAGGGCAAATTGGATGGTTTGTTGCAGGTTCTGCATTAAACTTAATTGCGGCTGGAAAAGCTTAA